The following are encoded together in the Candidatus Anaeroferrophillus wilburensis genome:
- a CDS encoding alpha/beta fold hydrolase, which produces MMNSAGKPFQPPSWATNPHLQTIAANRKIRLLGTNEMAATALEWVVDAGNDVRLQGWYSRRPGGGKGLVILLHGWEGSAGSTYVMATGRFLYRQGYDIFRLNLRDHGSSHHLNPGLFNGTLGEEVFQGVSQAASLAAGCSCFLVGFSLGGNFALRVGLHRECRSIHNLCRIICISPCLDPLKTTRAIDRSSLYRWYFLKKWRRSLGIKQNIFPELYDFHTVLGSRTCLEMTERVIADYSPFPSYGEYFEQYTLTGGVLEDLQVPTTVITAADDPVVPVDDFYDLPEIDKLELLVQPHGGHCGFLDQLPFGCWYEGVIAELLAGNGCVR; this is translated from the coding sequence ATGATGAATTCTGCCGGCAAGCCGTTCCAGCCGCCAAGCTGGGCAACCAATCCCCACCTGCAAACCATAGCAGCCAATCGCAAAATACGACTTTTGGGGACTAATGAGATGGCTGCCACAGCCTTGGAATGGGTGGTTGATGCTGGCAATGATGTGCGATTGCAGGGCTGGTACTCCCGTCGACCGGGAGGCGGCAAGGGGTTGGTTATCCTGCTCCATGGCTGGGAAGGGAGTGCCGGTTCAACCTATGTCATGGCCACCGGCAGGTTTTTGTACCGGCAGGGGTACGATATCTTTCGCCTCAATCTCCGTGATCATGGTTCCAGTCACCATCTTAATCCCGGTTTGTTTAATGGTACTCTTGGGGAGGAGGTATTCCAGGGAGTCTCTCAGGCTGCTTCCCTGGCAGCAGGTTGTTCCTGCTTCCTGGTCGGTTTCTCCCTGGGCGGCAATTTCGCCCTCCGGGTCGGTTTGCACCGGGAGTGCCGAAGCATACACAATCTTTGCCGGATCATCTGCATCAGTCCCTGCCTCGACCCCCTGAAAACCACCCGGGCTATCGACCGGTCATCCCTGTATCGCTGGTACTTCCTGAAAAAATGGCGCCGATCTCTGGGTATCAAGCAGAATATTTTCCCCGAACTATATGATTTTCACACCGTGTTGGGCAGCCGTACCTGTCTGGAAATGACCGAACGGGTCATTGCTGACTATTCCCCATTTCCCAGCTATGGGGAGTATTTTGAGCAGTATACCCTTACCGGCGGTGTTCTTGAGGATTTGCAGGTGCCGACGACGGTCATTACCGCCGCTGATGATCCGGTGGTTCCCGTTGATGACTTTTATGATCTCCCCGAGATTGACAAGCTGGAACTGCTTGTCCAACCGCATGGCGGCCATTGCGGCTTTCTTGATCAGCTTCCTTTCGGCTGCTGGTATGAAGGCGTCATTGCTGAACTGCTGGCAGGCAATGGATGCGTGAGATAG
- a CDS encoding HAD-IIB family hydrolase has translation MSLVVFTDLDGTLLDAATYSWEAARSALEQCHTRGALVIAVTSKTMAETRVASEAIGLDERFIFENGGGIYVGGEQYLALGMPYEDVRRGFAFLARQFPLQGMGDMSVVQVADLTGLTIEEAAMARQRLFTEPFLYHGDDLGVLMAAAAGLGFQVVRGGRFYHLMAAEQSKGAAIQRLVQNLEKESGVSLVTAALGDSPNDFPMLAVVDHPFLVRHKDGQATECPLDTVIITGAAGPAGWSEAVSGLLAAWDRRSLRRGVHV, from the coding sequence ATGTCCCTGGTTGTTTTTACCGATCTTGATGGAACCCTGCTGGATGCAGCGACCTACTCTTGGGAGGCTGCCCGTTCAGCCTTGGAGCAGTGTCATACACGCGGGGCTTTGGTCATTGCCGTAACCAGCAAGACCATGGCTGAAACCAGGGTTGCCAGTGAAGCAATCGGTCTTGATGAACGCTTTATCTTTGAAAATGGTGGTGGCATATACGTAGGGGGGGAGCAGTATCTGGCGCTGGGCATGCCCTATGAAGACGTACGCCGGGGGTTTGCCTTTCTGGCCCGGCAGTTTCCTCTCCAGGGTATGGGGGATATGAGTGTTGTTCAAGTGGCCGACCTTACGGGGCTCACCATTGAGGAGGCTGCCATGGCCAGGCAGCGGCTGTTCACCGAACCGTTTCTTTATCATGGTGATGATCTTGGCGTCTTGATGGCTGCCGCTGCCGGGTTGGGGTTTCAGGTCGTCAGAGGTGGCCGTTTCTATCATCTGATGGCGGCAGAACAATCGAAAGGTGCAGCCATCCAACGACTGGTGCAGAACCTGGAAAAAGAATCGGGGGTATCCTTGGTAACAGCAGCTTTAGGGGACAGTCCCAACGACTTTCCCATGCTTGCCGTGGTGGACCATCCATTTCTGGTGCGGCATAAGGATGGTCAGGCTACCGAATGCCCATTGGATACGGTGATAATTACTGGAGCTGCTGGTCCAGCCGGCTGGTCGGAAGCGGTTTCAGGGCTGTTGGCGGCGTGGGATAGGCGTTCATTGAGGAGGGGAGTCCATGTCTGA
- a CDS encoding glycosyl transferase, translating into MSDFIQNRKITNLQMLNKRTLMDIESEIEIYAYDRKVTLLLPSLYSEFLGEAMPKIIKQLETIPYLHRIVLSLDRASEEEFVSVKKAFVDFPCDVKIIWQDSPQIRALYAYLEDHDFYVGCQGKGRGVWFSIGYILAKKDTKVIALHDCDIVNYDRMLLARLVYPLVNPSLSYEFSKGYYSRVSGCQLYGRVTRLYITPLLQALKKIFGPLNFFEFLESFRYILSGEFAIRSDMAAKVRITPDWGLEIATLGEVYSLATPARVCQVELMSNYEHKHQEIKKDDDPYSGLSRMVIDITRSLFRLLSQDGIVFTPAVIRSLRVTYINFARMNIEKYDALAKLNGLRFDRHGEITAVEQFSAALIMASEKFMDDPIGTPLLPGWHRVISGEADFGSRMIEVIDAENG; encoded by the coding sequence ATGTCTGATTTCATTCAGAATCGCAAGATTACCAATCTGCAGATGCTTAACAAGCGGACCTTGATGGATATTGAGAGCGAAATTGAGATTTATGCCTATGACCGCAAGGTGACTCTGTTGCTGCCGTCCCTCTATTCCGAGTTTCTCGGTGAAGCAATGCCGAAGATTATCAAGCAGTTGGAGACAATCCCCTATCTCCACCGGATTGTCCTTTCCCTTGACCGGGCCAGCGAGGAGGAGTTTGTTTCGGTGAAAAAGGCCTTTGTCGATTTCCCTTGTGACGTGAAAATTATCTGGCAGGACAGCCCGCAGATCAGGGCATTGTATGCCTACCTCGAAGATCATGACTTTTATGTCGGCTGCCAGGGGAAAGGGCGGGGCGTATGGTTTTCCATCGGTTACATCCTGGCTAAGAAGGATACCAAAGTGATTGCCCTGCACGATTGTGATATCGTCAATTATGATCGGATGCTGCTGGCCAGGCTGGTCTATCCTCTGGTTAATCCCTCGCTTTCTTATGAGTTCAGCAAAGGATATTATTCCCGGGTCAGTGGCTGTCAGTTGTACGGTCGGGTTACCCGCCTGTATATTACCCCGCTGCTGCAGGCCTTGAAAAAGATCTTTGGCCCTTTAAACTTTTTTGAATTTCTCGAGAGTTTTCGCTATATCCTCAGTGGTGAATTTGCCATTCGTTCCGATATGGCGGCCAAGGTCCGGATAACTCCCGACTGGGGGTTGGAAATTGCCACCCTTGGAGAAGTCTACAGCCTGGCAACTCCGGCCAGGGTCTGTCAGGTGGAGTTGATGAGTAATTATGAACATAAGCACCAGGAGATCAAAAAGGATGATGATCCCTATAGCGGCCTGAGCCGTATGGTCATTGATATCACCCGGTCGCTTTTCCGCCTGCTGTCCCAGGACGGTATCGTTTTTACCCCGGCGGTTATCCGCTCCCTGCGGGTGACTTATATTAATTTTGCCCGGATGAATATTGAAAAGTATGATGCCCTGGCCAAGCTCAATGGCCTGCGTTTCGACCGCCATGGTGAAATTACTGCGGTGGAACAGTTCTCCGCCGCCCTGATCATGGCATCGGAAAAATTCATGGATGACCCTATTGGTACTCCTCTGCTGCCTGGCTGGCACCGGGTGATTTCCGGTGAAGCTGATTTTGGCAGCCGGATGATCGAGGTTATCGATGCGGAAAATGGATAA
- the dnaQ gene encoding DNA polymerase III subunit epsilon: MREIVLDTETTGISARQGHRIIEIACLELENGQPNGKVFHQRLNPGRPIDWQASRIHGIRDDHVRSCPAFSEIAPKLFDFIADSPLVIHNAPFDLAFLRQEILLAGRGEFQPRAVVDTLQMARRLFPGRKNSLEALCHRFAIDVSGRQLHGALIDCRLLARVYHCLLAFSSPS; the protein is encoded by the coding sequence ATGCGTGAGATAGTTCTTGATACGGAAACCACGGGCATCTCCGCCCGCCAGGGGCATCGGATTATCGAGATTGCCTGCCTTGAACTGGAAAACGGTCAGCCAAACGGGAAGGTTTTTCACCAGCGTCTCAATCCGGGCCGTCCCATCGACTGGCAGGCCTCAAGGATTCACGGTATCAGAGATGACCATGTCCGCTCCTGCCCAGCTTTTTCAGAGATAGCGCCTAAACTGTTTGACTTTATCGCCGACAGTCCCCTGGTTATCCATAATGCGCCCTTTGATCTGGCATTTTTGCGCCAGGAAATACTGCTTGCCGGGCGGGGTGAATTTCAGCCCCGGGCAGTGGTTGACACGCTCCAGATGGCCCGCCGCCTTTTTCCCGGCCGGAAAAACAGCCTTGAGGCCTTATGCCATCGTTTTGCCATTGATGTCTCAGGACGGCAACTGCATGGCGCGCTGATCGATTGCCGTCTGCTGGCCCGGGTTTACCACTGTTTGCTGGCCTTTTCCTCCCCTTCTTGA
- a CDS encoding response regulator translates to MRHKYYLQFFIFISICLGLFLFGGASFYRGVMGTIRTNLHQEQFLVAERIKDTIETYLERIGTSIDSVLAIENVGQTDVIDVLNARFQLLQAIYPEISNVAFANTEEEIFFSGKDGRLLPVGIPMEDVYEWQHLKQKFWWQVGESQAAATVTELFQFIPSVDHAVKMPVVLFSKNVVVNGFYAGTILIPFHFDYIIANFLESLPAANERLVALISDRGLVLYSTIGNIQYSKTLPAFSGYQAADQQRFSLIDQEQHDYVSRSLLQQKPFYCRYCLAGEQGDGSALTFESYFAPVTIGGTLWTLMVGTPLPGPYAAGKAIFIPLFFGSLSLIVLIGLVTFWLFRQTHRYWGDITVFKAAIENSGDGLYIADLEGKYRYVNQAYCQMTGYDVAELLGCLVDDLQPDMETDGSQNAAKKAVADGELWSGTVRKRSRDQRIVEVLQSISPVIQNGAIVGYACSQRDISDEMRLKRQLERYSERLEDEVEIKTRALAQSQKMETVGLLASGFAHDFNNLLAGIFGNIQLLELETVNGTEKCQKYVAKLKNISLRASELVRQILDFSRQSKTSSVNTKLSVIIQETVELASHSLPKNISLSFRDASEDSVVKVDKAQIMQVLMNILINARDAIGLRDDGRITITTSTCYMDSFDRRRLNLARDGWYVETRVADNGPGIPAPIIDRIFDPFFTTKEWSDRKGTGIGLSIAYTVVHNYDGTIQASSRKGEEGTTFSILLPCVAGDAHDLADETVTAEVLRLDGKTVLVIDDEVDIRETVRGLLEHHGASVVTAEDGRQGLEFLDGHRPDVILLDLVMPTMSGERFLEEMSSGSHDIPVVVMTGLAKDGYQLVHGYPLVKNVLKKPFRFNDLVSALSFMA, encoded by the coding sequence GTGAGACACAAGTATTATCTCCAGTTTTTTATATTCATTTCCATCTGTCTCGGTTTGTTTCTGTTTGGCGGAGCCAGCTTCTATCGTGGCGTGATGGGAACTATTCGGACCAATCTGCACCAAGAACAATTTCTGGTTGCCGAACGGATCAAGGATACGATCGAAACCTATCTTGAGCGGATCGGCACCAGCATTGATTCAGTTCTGGCTATTGAGAATGTCGGCCAAACGGATGTTATTGATGTTTTGAATGCCCGCTTTCAGCTGCTGCAGGCCATCTATCCGGAAATCAGCAATGTTGCTTTTGCCAATACCGAAGAAGAAATTTTTTTCAGTGGCAAGGACGGCCGCTTGCTGCCCGTGGGAATTCCGATGGAGGATGTCTATGAATGGCAGCATCTGAAACAGAAATTCTGGTGGCAGGTTGGTGAAAGCCAGGCGGCGGCAACGGTGACCGAACTGTTTCAGTTTATCCCATCTGTTGACCATGCGGTCAAGATGCCGGTGGTCCTTTTTTCCAAGAATGTGGTTGTCAACGGGTTCTATGCCGGTACTATTCTCATTCCTTTTCACTTCGATTATATTATTGCCAATTTCCTCGAGTCCCTGCCGGCTGCCAATGAACGCCTGGTGGCTTTGATAAGCGACCGGGGGCTGGTGCTCTATTCCACCATTGGGAATATCCAGTACAGTAAAACCCTGCCGGCTTTTTCGGGATACCAGGCTGCAGACCAGCAGCGTTTTTCGTTGATTGACCAGGAACAGCATGACTATGTTTCCCGGTCGTTATTGCAGCAGAAGCCGTTTTACTGTCGGTATTGCCTAGCCGGGGAACAAGGGGATGGTTCCGCTTTGACCTTCGAGTCCTATTTTGCACCGGTTACCATTGGCGGAACTCTCTGGACCCTGATGGTCGGTACGCCGCTTCCCGGCCCTTATGCTGCCGGGAAGGCTATTTTCATTCCACTTTTCTTCGGCTCTCTGTCGCTGATTGTCCTTATTGGTTTGGTGACCTTCTGGTTGTTTCGCCAGACACATCGATACTGGGGGGATATTACTGTCTTCAAAGCAGCCATCGAAAACAGTGGCGATGGGCTCTATATTGCCGATCTTGAAGGAAAATATCGCTATGTCAACCAAGCCTATTGCCAGATGACTGGTTATGATGTCGCCGAATTGCTGGGCTGCCTGGTTGATGACCTGCAGCCGGATATGGAAACCGATGGTAGTCAGAATGCCGCAAAAAAAGCTGTTGCAGACGGTGAGCTCTGGTCAGGAACCGTGCGGAAAAGGTCCCGTGACCAACGGATAGTTGAGGTCTTGCAAAGTATTTCACCGGTTATTCAGAATGGTGCGATTGTCGGCTATGCCTGTAGTCAGCGTGATATTAGTGACGAAATGCGGCTGAAGCGTCAGCTGGAACGTTATTCCGAGCGACTTGAAGATGAGGTTGAAATCAAAACACGCGCATTGGCGCAGTCGCAGAAAATGGAAACCGTCGGCTTGCTGGCTTCCGGTTTTGCCCATGATTTCAATAACCTGCTGGCCGGCATCTTCGGCAATATCCAGCTGCTCGAGCTTGAAACCGTAAACGGCACTGAGAAATGCCAGAAGTACGTGGCAAAGCTGAAGAATATTTCTTTACGGGCTTCCGAGCTGGTCCGCCAGATTCTTGATTTTTCCCGGCAAAGCAAAACGAGTTCTGTCAACACCAAGCTTTCCGTCATTATTCAGGAAACGGTTGAACTTGCCTCCCATTCTCTGCCGAAGAATATTAGCCTTTCTTTTCGGGATGCTTCCGAGGACTCGGTTGTCAAGGTGGATAAAGCACAGATCATGCAGGTGTTGATGAATATCCTCATCAACGCCCGGGATGCTATCGGTTTGCGGGATGATGGCCGGATAACCATCACCACCAGTACCTGTTATATGGATTCCTTTGACCGCCGGCGCCTGAACCTGGCCCGTGATGGCTGGTATGTGGAAACCAGGGTTGCCGATAACGGACCGGGTATCCCGGCACCGATCATTGATCGGATTTTTGATCCATTTTTTACCACCAAGGAGTGGTCTGACCGGAAGGGAACCGGCATTGGCCTTTCCATTGCCTATACTGTTGTCCATAACTATGACGGTACTATCCAGGCAAGCAGCCGCAAGGGGGAGGAGGGGACGACCTTTTCCATTTTGTTGCCCTGTGTGGCTGGTGATGCTCATGATCTTGCCGATGAAACGGTGACTGCTGAAGTTCTGCGGCTGGATGGCAAAACGGTGCTGGTGATTGATGATGAGGTTGATATCCGTGAAACAGTCCGCGGGCTGCTGGAACACCATGGCGCCTCAGTTGTCACGGCTGAAGATGGCCGCCAGGGGCTGGAGTTTCTGGATGGACACCGTCCCGATGTTATTCTGCTGGATCTGGTTATGCCGACTATGAGTGGTGAAAGATTTTTAGAGGAGATGAGTTCTGGATCCCATGATATCCCAGTGGTGGTGATGACCGGGTTGGCCAAGGATGGCTATCAACTGGTGCATGGCTACCCGCTGGTCAAAAATGTGCTGAAAAAGCCTTTTCGTTTTAATGATCTGGTTAGTGCCTTGTCCTTTATGGCCTGA
- a CDS encoding molybdenum cofactor biosynthesis protein MoaE: MTVSVNTCCTDQPFDLQISYQQFLAREPETTGTVVFHHGKVKYPGKQVPRFRDVLLAPVVADPAAALELIGRQAAETFDLHQVLIVHRQGVVQAGDDVLLVIVSAATRKPAFDACAWIVDQIKQEMIITLRERT, encoded by the coding sequence ATGACCGTTTCAGTGAATACTTGCTGTACCGACCAGCCTTTTGACCTGCAGATAAGCTATCAGCAGTTTTTGGCCCGTGAGCCTGAGACTACCGGCACCGTGGTCTTTCATCATGGAAAGGTGAAATATCCCGGCAAGCAGGTACCCCGTTTCCGGGATGTTCTCCTGGCGCCGGTGGTTGCCGATCCTGCTGCCGCTTTAGAGCTCATTGGCAGGCAGGCAGCCGAAACTTTTGACCTGCATCAAGTGCTTATTGTCCACCGTCAGGGTGTCGTGCAGGCCGGTGATGATGTGCTACTGGTTATTGTTTCAGCGGCGACCAGGAAGCCGGCTTTTGACGCTTGTGCCTGGATTGTTGATCAAATCAAGCAGGAAATGATTATTACACTAAGGGAACGGACATGA